The Arachis hypogaea cultivar Tifrunner chromosome 14, arahy.Tifrunner.gnm2.J5K5, whole genome shotgun sequence DNA window gtaaagtccagaaatgtgatttttatttaaaaactaataaaaatataataaaaagtgactaaaacatattaaaaactacctaaaaacaatgccaaaaagcgtataaattattcgctcatcgcttcctctccattctctaagccattcctgccctataaagcctgaaacacttaacacacggatcacggcatcgaatggtataaaggagaattaaaatacacaaattaaagatctttaggaagcaagttttcaaccatagaacaaaactagaaaggaattataaaatcatgcaattagtaagaataagtgggtgaagacttgatgaaactactcaattaaacataaaataaaccataaaatagtgatttatcagtaGGGGAGTGTTCAAGGGCTGCCTTGATTTAATTTGACTTTAGCACAAGTGTGACATCATTTCCTGCCCAACCTTACCGGAAGCTGTTGATGCTTTCCCGCAGCAGCTTTATCAGCAGCCTCTTGCATCAATGCCCACTTTGTCTGTCTCCCTGTTGTAACTTTTTCAACTGCCTCTTTCTTCTTTGGCTGGAAAGATGATGAACTTGAGAATAATATTGTTTCTATACAAGGTGGGTGACTTTGTATTCGTCAAACTGTAGTCATACCAGCAGCAATCAGTGACATCGTGCAAGATTCAAAAGCTAAGAAAGAgatatttttgccatttttcaaATAGTCACAAGAATCGGGAAGGTGACTTATCTACTGCATTTACTGTAAGTCAATAGATTACAAACCTAAATTGTTCAATTCTAAGAGGGAGAGTGAGTTTCATCTCTTCCTTATGCCCACAGAATTACAAACAACATATTAAGAGACATATTTGCGTATCATTTATAACCACCATATCATGGTACATTAGTTCAATGAGTAAACACTGAATAAGATTGAAAGAAAAAActttaagtaaaaaatttttttcttaagggAATGAGAGTGTTCAAGGCCTGCCATAATTTAATTTGACTTTAGCACAGGTGTTGCATCACTTCCTGCATAACCCCACTAGATGTTGTTGATGCTTTGCCACAGCAGCCTCCTGCATCAATGCCCACTTTGCCTATCTCCCTGTTGTAACTTTTTTAGCTGCGTCTTTTTTCTTTGGCTGGCGAGATGATGAACTTGCGAGCAATGTTGTGGTATTCAAGGCGGGTGACTTTGTATTCGTCAAACTGCAGTCATACGAGCAGCAATCAGTGGCATGGCGCAAGAATTAGAAGTGACCCTTTTACCAATAGTAACGGGAATCGGGAAGGTGGCTTATCTACTGCATATACGGTAAGTCAAATGATTACAAACCTAAATTGTTCAATGCTACGAGGGTTGAGTGAGTTTCATCTCTGCCTTACATGCACAAAACTACTAACATGTCAAGCCACATTATTGCCACTCATTTATACCCACCATATCATGGTACATTAGTTCAAAGAGTATACATTGTACATGATAgacaaaaaaataagtaaaaaatatttttttttcttacggGAAAAGAAGTGTTCAAAGCCTGGCTCAATTTGATTTGACTTCAGCACAGGTATTCCATCACTTCCTACCCAACCTCACCTGATGCTGTTGATGCTTTGCCGCTACAACCATATGAGCAGCCTCTCGTATCAATGCCTACTTTGACTATCTCTCTGTTGTAACTTTTTCACCTGCCTCTTTTTTCTTTGGCTGGCGAGATGATGAACTTGCGAATAACATACTATGGTATTCAAGGTTGGTGACTTTGTATTCATCAAACTGTATCCATACCAGCAGCAATCAGTGGCATGGTGCAGGAGTCAGAAGCTGGGAATGACATATTTTGGCCCTTTTTAAAATAGTCACAAGAATCGAGAAGGTGGCTTATCTACTGTATTTATTGTAAGTCAATAGACTACAAACCTAAATTTTTCAATTCTAAGGAGAGTGAGTTTCATCTCTACCTTATGCCCACAGAACTACAAATAACATATCAAAGAACATATTTGCATATCATTTATACCCACCATATCATGGTACATTAGTTCAATGAGTAAACAATGTATaagattgaaaaaaattaagtaaaaaatattttttcttaaggGAAGGGAAGTGTTCAAGGCCGGCCTTGATTTGATTTGACTTTAGCACAGGTGTTGCATCACTTCCTCCTCAACCTCACCAAATGCTATTGATACTTTGCCATAACAACCTTATCAACAACCTCCTGCATCAACACCCACTTTGCCTGTGTCCCTGTTGTAACTTTTTCAGTTGCCTCTTTCTTCTTTGGCTGGCGAGATAATGAACTTGTGAATAATATTGTGGTATACAAGGTGggtgatgatgagcggataatttatacgctttttggcattgtttttaggtagtttttagtatattttagttaatttttattatatttttattagtttttattcaaaaatcacatttctggactttactatgaatttgtgtattttttgtgattttaaatattttctagctgaaattgagggacctgagcaaaaatctaattcagaggctgaaaaaggactgcagatgttgttggattctgacctccctgcactcgaagtggattttttgaagctatagaagcccaattggtgcgctctcaattgcgttggaaagtatacatcctgggctttccagcaatatataatagtctatactttgcccgagttttgataacgcaaactggcatttaaacgccaactttctaccctattctggcgttgaacgccagaaatgacataaaagctggagttaaacgcccaaactggcaccaaagctggcatttaactccaagaaaagtctctacatatgaaagcttcaatgatcagcccaagcacacaccaagtgggcccggaagtggatttctgcatcatttacttaattctgtaaccctaggctactagttcattataaataggaccttttactattgtattttcatctttggacgtttagtccttagacctttatGCTTTTGTACAcgtatggaggctggccattcggccatgcctagactttgttcttatgtattttcaacggtggagtttctgcaccccatagattaaggtgtggagctctgcttttcctcatgaattaatgcaaagtactattatttttctattcaattcaagcttattcttattccaagatattcactcgcacttcaacctgatgaatgtgatgatccgtgacactcatcatcattgtcacctatgaacgcgtgcctgacaaccacttccgttctatctgcaatagcttgagtgtgtatctcttagcctcctggtgcacgatgcatggttgcctctcctaaaAACAGAGCcctccattctgtgagatcagagtcttcgtggtataagctagaatcaattggcagcattcttgagatctagaaagtctaaaccttgtctgtggtattccgagtaggatctgggatgggatgactgtgacgagcttcaaactcacgagtgttgggcgtagtgacagacacaaaaggatcaatgaatcctattccaacatgagtgagaaccgacagatgattagccctacgtaacccgtagctggaccattttcactgagaggacagacggtagccattgacaacggtgatcccccaacatacagcttgccatggaaaggagtatgaatgattggatgaaggcaataggaaagcaaaagttcaaaaggaacaaagcatcttcatacgcttatctgaaatcccactaatgaattacataagtatttctatcttattttctgttttaactatattttaattatcaaactcatgaacatttgaatccgcctgactgagatttacaaggatgaccatagcttgcttcaagtcaacaatctctgtgggatcgacccttactcacgtaaggtattacttggacgacccagtgcacttgctggttagttgtgcggaattgcaaaagtgtgattgtaatttcatgCACCAGGTGACTTTGTATTCGTCAAACTGTAGTCATACCAGCAGCAATCAGTGGCATGCCGCAAGAGTCAGAAGCTGGCAAAGAGATATTTTGGCCCTTTTTCCAATAGTCATTGGAATCAGGAAGGTGGTTTATCTACTGCATATAGTGTAAGTCAAATGATTACAAACCTAAGTTGTTCAATGTAAGAAAGTGAGTGAGTTTCATCTCTACCTCACGTCCACAGAACTACTAACATGTCAAGCCATATTATTGCCTCTCATTTATACCCACCATATCATGGTACATTAGTTCAAAGAGTATACACTgtacaaaattgaaaaaaaaataagtaaaaaatattttttttcttaaagtaAAAGAAGTGTTCAAGGCCTCActcgataattttattttaaaagaagcaataattttcatttttaaaaattaactacaTAACTTATAGATTATAGATAATCTGATATTTATTTTAGGAAAAAAGACAGATAAGTccctgaattttttaatttttgacaaatacatccctaacaaaatttaaatacaaaaaaatcccTGACTTTAACAAATGGAGGACAATTTAATCCTTCCGTCTATTTGTCTCTCATACACCAAATGGAACTGGCTGACGTGGTTGAAATGGTGTCCAGGTGTCCGTTACAGTGCCACGCTGGAAGGAAATAAAGTTctaaggacaaataggtccttgatgCTGAAAACAACGTTGTTTTGCAAAGGTATCCCTAATGAGATTTAAATTGAGTTTTCTGAAGTAACATACGCAGTAGTTGTTCATATTTGTTGATGATGGTGGTGTTGCTTATATTGATGGCCAGCGATGGAAGCTCATCAATCATGAGACAACGCGGAGGTAGTGGCAGACAACAGGAAGGCTCGGTTGTAAATGCAGCCCTATGTTCAGTGCAAGCTGGGGATGAGAAAGATAGTGTCGCTCCAAAATGCTTCTGCGGGATGTATGCCATATTTTACTTGTCGAAGACAAATACCAACCAAACAGGCTATTTTTCGGATGCCCAATCTTCAAGGTAAACTCACAATTTTTCATGTATATGGGTGAAGTTGAAAGTTTTTTTTACCAACATATTTTCATACTATCCGACTTGATTAGGTGAAACAACCATATTGTAAATTCTTTGTGTGGGTTGATGACCACATTGAAAGAATTGGGTGCATGGAGCCAACAAAAAAATTGGGTGACAATCAGAGCTTAGATGTTGAAGAACATTTTGGGAAGAAAGAATTGGAGAACAGAATGGCTGATCTAGAGCAAAGATTAATTTACCTAGAGAACAAGAAAAGCAGTAACTTCTGGGTCATAGTTATAGGCTTGATTGTTGTAGTTGTTGGTCTTTGTTTATTTAGGgtatgaaaaatatgaaaaaaaaatgtggATTGTAGTGAATTATGTCTGTTGACTATTTTGGTTAATATGAATGAAAGAATGAAGATTTGAATTATCCATATCTTGTTGCCTTAAAACAGATATAGAATGCATGTAAATTAATGTTTATTTTCATTCAATGAACCTAAGCCAGAAACAAGCCATATATAATTAATTCGATTAACAATAATTCATCCATTCAACCTAAACCATAACATAGGAATATTGTCATACCATAACATAATAACATCTAGAAAAAGAAACTGTAGCAAGTAATCAACCCTTGGTTTCCAAAATACTAATTCGAAAGCAACTAAATTGGCTAAAAGAAAGTTTGCCAATATGTATTACAACTAAATATTGcattaaaaaactaatatttgTTTCCAAAATAATTCAGGAACAAGCATGTCACTTTTTCTGGTCCTTGAAGCCTGGATTTGGTATAAACTTGAACATTCCTATTGTAGCACAACTTGTTGCTGCCAGGGTCTCCTTTGATACTTCTCCACTCGATCTTGTTGTCACACTTGTTGAAGTTGGTGGAGCAACTTGAGTCTGAGTTGTAGTTGGTGCAGGTGGCCTTTTGATTGGTTGCTTTGGCCTAAATTTAGCTGGTACTTTGGAATAAGTCTGGTTTGTTGTCTTGATTGGTGATTGGCTGAATGATGCTGCTTATGCTGGGGTTGTTTCTGTTGGTACAGCTAGTCTTGCTAGAGTTGCTGATGGGCATGGTAAGGCTTGATTTGGGACCATTGGAGTGTTGTGTGCTTGTTCACATAGAACTGCCTATTGTGTATTATGGCTAGCCTACAACATTTATAATGAAGACACATAAATCCTTTAACTTTTTTATTGAAGACACATAAATCCTTTAACATTTCTATTGAAGACACATAAATCCTTCATCATTCATAACAAAGACAACTAAATCCTCAAGTGCTTTGTTACCTCAGTCTTTGGAGCAGATTGGGATAATGGAAGTTCCACTGGTGCTTGAGTACTTGAGTTTTGGTGCTTTGGTTTCCTGGTTTTAGGCTTCCAATTAGGATTAGATGGTGCTCCCTTGCACGTCTTGTAGTTGTGACCTTTCTCGCCGCACTTGCTGCATGTTATGCGAAATGTTTTTCTTACCTTGTCCCCTTGAATCAAATCCTCTATTGGATCCTTCTTTCTTTTATGCATCTTTGGCCTACCAATCGGCCTCTTGATGGGTGGAGGTTCTGGCTTGATATAACATATTCTATGCCAATATTCTTCACTGGGAATTGGTTGGATAGAGTGTGCATAAGTCAGATGGATGGACTCCATGCAAAGCCATTTGTGCACATAATCTTCTGGCTTGTCATGCTTCTTCCTAATAGCAGCAATCGCATGAACACAAGGCATTCCTATAATTCAACAATCACATACAAGTTTAGAATACATTACTCATTTAACAAGTTTTTAATTAAAGAATAAGTAAGTCAACCTGTTAGTTGCCACATATTGCATGAACAAGTATGCTTCATCAACTTAACAGCAACTCTTGATGTCTTGCGACTCACTTCAAACCGCTTCCTCTCGTTGTCACCTATCCATTCTGCATTCCATCTGTTGCTGGGCTTAATCATTCGGCCAACTCTTTTTTGTTGTACCAGAGCAAGCTTTCCAGGATATGCTGATAGTAGAATGATATGCTTCGTCATTCTCTTCATGACATAACAGCACAACTCTTCACACATTGTAAGAATGGGCTTCACTCTGTACTTTCCTATATTGGCATTCCAGGATTCACACATATTATTTGTCAAAGAATCAACCTTCGGCCCATGGTTAAGGTAAGCCTTCACCCACACCCGAGGATCAAATCTTATAAGATactcccatgcttcttcattaatcttcttaagcttttccatGGTCTCTACAAACTCATGGGGGGTTGAACATCTTGCACACTCCCAAACCACATCTCTAAGTTGTAGATCCTTAAAACGGTTGATGAAATTTTTCCACATATACATTACACAATTTTGATTTGGTGCCTCTAGCATCACCTCTTTCATTGCTTCAAGAAGATCCTGAAAGTAGCATAATATCATCTCCAAATGAACAAATACTAACTAATGCCACTGGTATGAGAAAattgaactaatgcaatttataaaattctaatataatacacaaatgcagtAATGCTAACTTAATACACAAATGATGCACAAGTGAAATCATGCTAACTAGATGCATAAAAGAACTAATACTAACTAATGCCACTGGTATGagaaaactgaactaatgcaatttatgaaattctaatataatacactaATGCAGTAATACTAACTTAATACACAAATGATGCACAAGCGAAATAATGCTAACTAGATGCATAAAAGAACTAATGCTAAATAATGCCACTGGTATTATCAAAattgaactaatgcaatttaacaaattctaatataatacacaaatgcactgaAACTAACTTAATATATGAATAATGCACAAGtgaactaatgctaacttgatgcataaatgaactAATATTAACAAATGCCACTGGTATGATGAAAATTGAACTACTGCAATTTGATAATTTCTAATAGTATACACAATGCACTAATGCTAACTAATTCTAACTAATGTGAGAAAACTGAACTAATGCTAACTAAACAAAAAATGAGAAACAGAACAAGCCTTTTTTCTGCAGTTTTAATACAAATAATCTAAATTACAAAATACAAAaagttaactagatttcaaaatacaagcataattttatCCGAAGCATAATGAACtagatttcaaaatataatcataaacaaataaattacTAACTTTTTGTTGATCCGACATAAAGTTCCATCCATGCACACTTGCATTCCCAAGATCTTCTTGTAAGAGAGTTAAAAACAATTTCCACGACTCCTTTGTTTCTGATCCAACAACAGTATAAGCAATAGTATAGAAATTATTATTGGCATCTTGTGCCATCGCCAAAAGTAACTGTCCACTGAAATGCCCTTTTAAAAAGCATCTGATATGGAAAAATTTAATTTCACGTATTAACTACCGGTAAgtatactgggtcgcatcaagtaataaaactcacttagagtgaggtcgatcccacgaggattaaaggattaagcaatcaatagttagttgattattctagttagatgaTTCAATTTAGAGTGATGAGCAACAAGAAATGGAAATgacatgaaattaaaagaaaacaataaagtgCAGGGAAAGTAAATGAAGTAAAAGTAAAGTGcaggaaaataaagtgctgaaaaTAAAGTGCCGGAAAGTAAAAGAGCAAGAGAAGTAAAGTGCAATGAAGTAGACAGTAAGTGCTGGAAAGTAAAATGCAAGGAATAGAAAGTataagaaagtaaagtgcaagaaagtaaatgacaaaaagTAAAGATGGCAAACATAAGGGATTGGAGATGTTAATTTCTCTTGAATCAATGGGTCtcactccttctcaatcatgtaagATAGATCCATGACGGACTGTGAGTAATtaaaccccaatctcttggtgatttaatttctcttcacataatcaattgccaatctcttaatctaattgctcatgagaagaggtgaagctCAATTTCTACACTACAAAAAATTCTTGTTAAAACTGCGGTTTTTTTGGGTATTTACAGCgatttgaaccgccattattaccgagAACAGCGGTTTTAGAAAGTGACGtaattctgggcgccattctggttattacgctGATTTTTTGAAAACCACCATTATTTTCGACTAAAGGTATTTTCTTGTTGGTTAAACTGCCATTATTTCCAGGATTAAAACGACAAtttttggataggttaaaacGGCAGTTTGAACCACCATTATTACTCTAACAGAATAGCGTTTTCATTTGTTAAAATGATGGTTTGAACCGTCATTATTATCCTAACAGAGTGACATTTTGGTCAGTTAAAACGGCgtttttgaaccgccgttttcacCTTGACAGAGTGACTTTTAATTGGTTAAAATGACgtttttgaaccgccgttttaaccctaATAGTAACATTTTTTATCATTTGAAAAGGCAGTTTTTACCCTCGTTTTTATCatgttaaacaaataattttttttattaaaatttcacaataaccaaaaaatcataatccataaacaaaatattatataactcacAAACAAcgtattaaatataatatatgattttttagtattggaaatcaaaagtaataactctTATACAAAGTATCAAACATAACATGATTTTTTAACTATAAATGTCTTAACATTAACTCTTAATACATAAAACTCCATATTTCACAATGCTCTGTTGCTCGCTCCAAAAGACCTACTTCCTACTTCCTACTTCCTACTTGGACTAATAAATATGGTAGGTTTTGGAGCAGCTATGTCATCCATTAGCTTCATATTATCTTGCATGCAGATGGTAAAAACCAAAGTGTCAAGTTCATATGAAAATATTGCAGCATATATACAAATCTAAAGCAGCAATTACGTAACTCAATCAAACCAAATAGAGAAGTAAGCCATCTCAAAGGAAGAAATAAGCCTAATTTGTTTAAGGTTACATACCTGGTAGAATCCCACTGCAATACCAAAATATACAGTGAAGACCTGGTTAGCTCGTTCATAAATGTGAGCCAAatggagataagataaaaaaaaactgaaaattgAAAGAATTTCAGGAAAAGACATTAGAATAAAAAACCAAAAGAAACAACATCAAACAAGAGGAAATCTTCCTGGTACTTCTTGTGCATAACTTACACTCCTGATTCTGTTTGATGGACTATAGCTTTGATTTGTAATTAGccaatttgatttgaaattagttTGCAAAATGTGACATAGATTTAATTTATTTACAAGAAACTACACTTCAATTCCGTATCTGCTACAAGATGGTTATTATATATAGTGATAAGAGCTATACTTCATAtctgtatatataaatataaagagaGGGTAACAATCAGACTTCAAGTTGTACTAACTAGTTCATATAAAGTTGGTATTTATATATATCTGTGTGTTTTGTGTGTGTGTTGTAAAAAAGTTAATTAAGtgcatatatattttatatttcttacagAATATTCTATGTATATATTCAATTGTATTCTTATACAAGTAAATGAATTAaaagtataaataataataatatagtttaCCTTTCAAATCCTGCACTTGATAAGTTAAGATTCTCCTCAAAAACTTTCTGATATCTTGAAGCAGCAAAAATTAAGCTATTCACATGCTTGCCTATTTATTATAGGAAGTTAGTTTAGTAATTACATAGGTAATTGCTATTCATAATCTCTTTTTCTCCTTAAATTACTATTAGTATTATCATCATTATACTTACATAGTAAGAGAAAATCTTCCTGGTACTTCTTGTGCGTAACTTGTATGTGTTTTGTGTGTGTTGTAAAAAAGTTAATTAAGtgcatatatattttatatttcttacagAATATTCTATGTATATATTCAATTGTATTCTTATACAAGTAAATGAATTAaaagtataaataataataatatagtttaCCTTTCAAATCCTGCACTTGATAAATTAAGATTCTCCTCAAGAACTTTCTGATATCTTGAAGCAGCAAAAATTAAGCTATTCACATGCTTGCCTATTAATATAGGAAGTTAGTTTAGTAATTACATAGGTAATTTCTATTCATAATCTCTTTTTCTCCTTAAATTACTATTAGTATTATCATCATTATACTTACATAGTAAGAGGAAATCTTCCTGGTACTTCTTGTGCGTAACTTGTACTCTTGATTGCTTTCAATTCCTAAAGAATGCCAAGAATAAAATCCTTATTTACCACTTCCAATAAAATGCTTATTTCAATTCCTAAAGAATGCCAAAAATTCTAACGAAGCTTTAATGCCAATTAGTCAATTATGTAGAATATATTTAATGATTGAtatatagaatatatttttaattgtgaCTATTGAAATGTTTCGTGGGAAGTATATAGAATCTTCCAGGccaatatatttttaattgtgaCATGAGAAATAACTAACATTGCCTTCATTCCTAATTCTTGATTGATAACCAATTTGGTTGGTTTGACTAATGATAatgatttaaagttaaaattggtAACTCTGTCCTTTCTTCCCTTGATCCACTCCcagatttttcaaaataatttctgCTCTTCCTAATAGAGGAACACAATAAACATATTCCACGACTAATTTCAAACTAATTTCATTAGATCCAAGAGGAATGGAGGTAGGAGGCATATGTCTACTATCCTGCTGTTATGGTCATAAACACTATATTTGCCCAAGGGAGACTTGTTTTCACTACAAGAGTAACTAATAATAGCTTAGGGTTTCATTGTCTGACTACATTTCCTCTATTTTAATTCCGCTCATTTGATCATAAACATAAAGAAATCAAGAAACAAatctcaaaattatatatatatgtatgaggGAAGAAATAGACACCAACCTTTGATTAGCCTTTCAACCCTCTCAAAATTTGCATCGTTAAAAGCAGGTGTTGTTATCTCTATCTCTTCTGGATTTGTACCATCAACAACTCTAAAAGCAAACACCAAATTAAGAGAAGCTTACCATCAACTTGCATATAGATTCTGAATCATGATTAGTTCAAACAGGAGAAGATCAGATAAATAAATACCTTGCTTTTGCCTTGTTTGTGGAAGGTGAGAGTGAGAGGTATGAATATATATG harbors:
- the LOC112743503 gene encoding uncharacterized protein → MAQDANNNFYTIAYTVVGSETKESWKLFLTLLQEDLGNASVHGWNFMSDQQKDLLEAMKEVMLEAPNQNCVMYMWKNFINRFKDLQLRDVVWECARCSTPHEFVETMEKLKKINEEAWEYLIRFDPRVWVKAYLNHGPKVDSLTNNMCESWNANIGKYRVKPILTMCEELCCYVMKRMTKHIILLSAYPGKLALVQQKRVGRMIKPSNRWNAEWIGDNERKRFEVSRKTSRVAVKLMKHTCSCNMWQLTGMPCVHAIAAIRKKHDKPEDYVHKWLCMESIHLTYAHSIQPIPSEEYWHRICYIKPEPPPIKRPIGRPKMHKRKKDPIEDLIQGDKVRKTFRITCSKCGEKGHNYKTCKGAPSNPNWKPKTRKPKHQNSSTQAPVELPLSQSAPKTEASHNTQ